The Algoriphagus sanaruensis genome window below encodes:
- a CDS encoding ThuA domain-containing protein: protein MSLNQPRSWTIAFLFSLGIHLIGYAQHGVTFLQFEGKNGPGKGKHIVLVAGDDEYRSEESMPMLAKILSEHHGFKTTVLFPIHPETGEIVPNYQNNIPGLEHLETADLMIMLIRFRELPDEQSQFIENFLKAGKPIIGLRTSTHAFAYQKNKDSKFAKWDWMSKSENWERGFGQRIFGETWVNHHGNHGKEGTRALPDGMDQLLNHPVLRGVKDIWGPSDVYGIKHLPSDANVLLFGQSTAGMSPDAPLIFEKSVMPIAWTKTYQIEGGSPGTAFASTMGASLDFQSADLRRLVVNASFWLLGLSEQITPELNVSYVGAYTPTMFGFDSFRKGMRVGDFK, encoded by the coding sequence ATGAGCCTAAATCAACCTCGTTCTTGGACGATTGCATTTCTTTTTTCCCTGGGAATCCACCTTATAGGATACGCACAGCATGGAGTGACTTTTCTTCAGTTTGAAGGGAAAAATGGTCCTGGCAAGGGAAAGCATATCGTACTAGTAGCCGGAGACGACGAATACCGTTCCGAAGAATCAATGCCAATGCTGGCTAAAATTCTCTCCGAACATCATGGATTCAAAACCACCGTTTTATTTCCAATTCATCCCGAGACCGGAGAGATAGTACCCAACTACCAAAATAACATTCCCGGATTGGAACACTTGGAGACGGCAGACCTAATGATTATGCTGATCCGATTTCGAGAACTACCCGATGAGCAAAGCCAGTTTATTGAAAATTTCCTCAAAGCAGGCAAACCGATCATCGGTCTGAGAACTTCCACTCATGCCTTTGCTTATCAAAAAAATAAAGACTCCAAGTTTGCGAAGTGGGACTGGATGAGTAAATCCGAAAACTGGGAACGAGGTTTTGGACAGCGGATTTTTGGAGAAACTTGGGTGAATCACCATGGAAATCATGGAAAAGAAGGCACTCGTGCACTACCTGATGGGATGGATCAACTTCTCAATCATCCTGTTTTGAGAGGAGTGAAGGATATTTGGGGTCCCTCGGATGTCTATGGAATCAAACATTTACCTTCTGATGCCAATGTCTTACTCTTTGGTCAAAGCACTGCTGGGATGAGTCCTGATGCCCCGCTAATTTTTGAAAAATCAGTGATGCCGATTGCTTGGACTAAGACGTATCAAATCGAAGGTGGCTCCCCAGGAACTGCCTTTGCGTCAACCATGGGGGCTTCCTTGGATTTTCAAAGTGCAGACCTAAGACGCCTTGTTGTTAATGCTTCATTTTGGCTTTTAGGATTGTCCGAGCAGATTACGCCAGAACTTAATGTATCCTATGTCGGAGCCTATACCCCTACGATGTTTGGATTTGATTCCTTCCGTAAGGGAATGAGAGTAGGGGATTTTAAATAA
- a CDS encoding flavin monoamine oxidase family protein: MPGEKRILIIGGGLSGLTLAYLLSNHNLHITLLEASSKLGGRIQTIKGPLGTPLELGATWLNDSHSRLLSLMSHLSLRKHPQVSDGISLFQTSKTEPIQKFTVPDEDGSSYRIVGGTQTLIDALAEKLNPGQINLNAKVIRLTEEKENLKIETSSGETFFANCVVISLPSQVISSEVTFSPQLPEPVSQLLPNVQTWMAGSIKFVMEFEKPFWKKSGYSGMAFSHADIIAEMYDHSNAEKTKFGFTGFLNSSASRFSQEERKALALRHLSELFGEKDLSPTHYEDKVWIGDLVLGENSLIPRPHQHNGHPLLLQSYFNEKLFFTGTETSTEFAGYMEGAVRSAERVAQQILKTKG, translated from the coding sequence ATGCCTGGCGAAAAAAGAATCCTGATCATAGGCGGCGGTCTCAGCGGACTGACTTTGGCTTATCTGCTTTCCAACCATAACCTTCACATCACGCTACTCGAAGCCTCTTCCAAACTCGGAGGGAGAATTCAAACCATCAAAGGACCTCTTGGTACTCCTTTGGAACTCGGAGCAACGTGGCTCAATGACAGTCATAGCCGACTACTATCGCTCATGAGTCATTTATCCTTGAGAAAACACCCCCAAGTTTCAGATGGGATTTCCTTGTTCCAAACATCCAAGACTGAACCAATCCAAAAATTCACGGTGCCGGATGAAGACGGTTCTTCCTATCGAATCGTGGGCGGAACCCAGACACTAATCGATGCACTCGCCGAAAAGCTCAACCCTGGGCAAATCAATCTCAACGCTAAAGTCATTCGACTCACCGAGGAGAAAGAAAACCTAAAAATTGAAACTTCATCGGGAGAAACTTTCTTTGCCAACTGTGTGGTGATAAGCCTTCCTTCCCAGGTAATCAGTTCGGAGGTCACATTTTCACCCCAACTGCCCGAACCTGTTTCTCAGCTTTTGCCTAATGTTCAGACCTGGATGGCCGGCTCGATCAAGTTTGTGATGGAGTTTGAAAAACCTTTTTGGAAAAAATCAGGCTACTCTGGCATGGCTTTCAGTCATGCCGACATCATCGCTGAGATGTATGACCATAGCAATGCCGAAAAAACCAAATTCGGATTCACAGGATTTTTGAATTCGTCGGCTAGTAGATTTAGTCAAGAGGAAAGAAAGGCTTTGGCACTTCGGCATTTGAGTGAGCTTTTTGGAGAAAAAGACCTCAGCCCAACCCACTATGAAGACAAGGTATGGATTGGCGACTTGGTTTTGGGAGAAAACTCCCTCATTCCTCGGCCTCATCAGCACAATGGTCACCCACTCCTTTTGCAAAGCTATTTCAATGAAAAACTCTTTTTTACCGGAACAGAAACCTCCACAGAATTCGCGGGATATATGGAAGGAGCTGTCAGATCTGCAGAACGTGTGGCTCAGCAAATTCTAAAAACAAAGGGCTGA
- a CDS encoding Gfo/Idh/MocA family protein yields MSTNRRDFLKTGATAALGLSGFTLITPDVLGKSMGYVAPSDKVNLACIGIGNRGNEIIKALHKTGLCNVVALCDVDMGAKQTLEVMNMFPQAKKYQDFRKMFDEIGGEFEAVSIATPDFSHFPVTMMALAEGKHVYVEKPMARTFLEVELMMAAAKKNPKLVTQMGNQGHSEGNYFQFKTWKEAGVIKDVTAITAHMNSRRRWHGWDPNISQFPAGEAIPDTLNWDVWTSQAQPHAFNKDFHNGQWRCWYDFGMGALGDWGAHIMDTAHEFLELGLPYEINPVKLSGHNSFFFPMSTTLEFKFPERGTMPPLTITWYDGLDNIPAVPDGYGVSELDPNIPPPSNGQIQPAKLNPGKIIYSKELTFKGGSHGSTLSIIPSEKAKEWESKLPEVPQSPSNHFENFLKACKGEEKTRSPFEIAGPLSQVFCLGVLAQWTGLKLEFDRETKQITNNAMANQLLMGLPPRKGWEEFYKV; encoded by the coding sequence ATGTCCACCAATCGAAGAGACTTTCTGAAAACCGGAGCCACTGCTGCTTTAGGACTTTCAGGCTTTACCTTGATTACTCCCGACGTCCTTGGCAAGTCCATGGGCTATGTCGCTCCATCTGACAAAGTGAATCTGGCTTGCATCGGCATTGGCAACCGAGGTAACGAAATCATCAAAGCCCTCCACAAAACCGGTCTTTGCAATGTGGTAGCGTTATGCGACGTGGACATGGGAGCCAAACAGACGCTTGAGGTGATGAATATGTTTCCTCAAGCTAAAAAGTATCAGGACTTCCGCAAAATGTTTGATGAGATCGGAGGCGAATTTGAGGCAGTAAGTATTGCCACACCTGACTTTTCGCATTTTCCTGTGACCATGATGGCACTCGCCGAGGGCAAGCATGTCTATGTAGAAAAGCCTATGGCAAGAACCTTCTTGGAGGTAGAGCTAATGATGGCTGCTGCGAAGAAAAATCCCAAATTGGTAACACAAATGGGAAATCAGGGACATTCAGAAGGCAACTATTTCCAGTTTAAAACTTGGAAAGAAGCTGGAGTGATTAAAGATGTAACAGCGATCACCGCACACATGAACAGTCGAAGAAGATGGCATGGATGGGATCCAAACATCAGCCAATTCCCTGCCGGTGAAGCCATCCCGGATACGCTCAATTGGGACGTATGGACTAGCCAAGCCCAGCCACATGCTTTTAATAAAGATTTTCACAATGGACAATGGCGTTGCTGGTATGACTTCGGCATGGGTGCTTTGGGCGATTGGGGTGCACATATTATGGATACAGCCCATGAGTTTTTGGAGCTTGGACTTCCCTACGAAATCAACCCTGTGAAGCTCAGCGGGCATAATTCCTTCTTCTTCCCAATGTCCACCACCTTGGAATTCAAGTTCCCGGAGCGAGGTACCATGCCTCCTTTAACTATTACTTGGTATGATGGATTGGACAATATTCCTGCTGTTCCGGATGGCTATGGGGTCTCCGAATTAGACCCTAATATTCCACCGCCAAGCAATGGACAGATTCAGCCTGCGAAATTGAATCCTGGGAAAATTATTTACAGTAAGGAATTGACTTTCAAAGGAGGCTCTCATGGAAGTACCTTGTCAATTATCCCTTCCGAAAAAGCCAAAGAATGGGAATCTAAGTTACCAGAGGTGCCTCAAAGCCCTTCTAATCACTTTGAAAACTTCCTTAAAGCTTGTAAAGGCGAAGAAAAGACCCGATCTCCTTTCGAAATTGCAGGTCCGCTCAGCCAAGTATTCTGCTTGGGGGTATTGGCCCAATGGACGGGTTTGAAACTTGAATTTGACCGAGAAACCAAGCAAATCACCAACAATGCGATGGCAAATCAATTGCTGATGGGCTTGCCTCCAAGAAAAGGATGGGAAGAGTTTTATAAAGTGTAG
- a CDS encoding DUF808 domain-containing protein: MASGFFALFDDIASLMDDVATMTKVAAKKTSGILGDDLAVNAEKASGFVPDRELPVLWAISKGSLLNKAIILPIAFLLSAFAPVVVTGILILGGLYLAYEGAEKILEWIIPHGHTEEKVNLNEEITPEQVLAHEQKKVKSAITTDFILSIEIVIIALGTVVEESLMTQIVVVSVIAILATVGVYGLVALIVRMDEFGYKLIALNPEDNTISDKIGRLLVNALPILIRVISFVGTIALLLVAGGIFSHNLDFFHHLLETWPGIIKEFLVGLAVGIVVLIPILIFKQITGKKAG, from the coding sequence ATGGCTTCAGGTTTCTTTGCCTTATTTGATGACATCGCTTCACTGATGGATGATGTGGCTACCATGACTAAGGTAGCTGCCAAAAAAACCTCCGGGATTCTAGGAGATGACCTCGCGGTGAACGCCGAAAAGGCCTCGGGGTTTGTCCCTGATCGGGAATTGCCCGTACTCTGGGCGATTTCCAAAGGTTCCCTTCTCAATAAAGCGATTATCCTTCCCATCGCCTTTTTGCTGAGTGCATTTGCTCCGGTGGTAGTTACGGGAATCTTGATTTTGGGAGGCTTGTATCTAGCCTATGAAGGCGCAGAAAAAATCCTCGAATGGATTATTCCTCATGGACACACCGAAGAAAAGGTAAATCTGAATGAGGAAATCACTCCCGAACAAGTCCTTGCTCATGAGCAAAAAAAGGTCAAATCTGCCATTACCACTGATTTTATCCTTTCCATAGAAATCGTAATCATTGCTTTGGGAACAGTGGTCGAGGAGTCACTGATGACTCAGATTGTGGTAGTTTCAGTCATTGCTATTTTGGCCACGGTGGGGGTTTATGGCTTGGTGGCTTTGATTGTCCGGATGGATGAGTTTGGGTATAAATTGATCGCACTCAATCCGGAGGATAATACGATTTCAGATAAAATCGGGAGACTCCTAGTGAATGCCTTGCCGATTCTGATTCGGGTAATTTCCTTTGTGGGTACCATCGCCCTGCTTCTGGTGGCGGGAGGGATTTTTTCACATAATCTGGACTTTTTCCATCATTTGCTGGAAACATGGCCCGGAATTATCAAAGAATTTCTCGTTGGTTTGGCTGTCGGGATAGTGGTTTTGATTCCAATTCTTATTTTTAAGCAAATCACTGGCAAAAAAGCCGGATGA
- a CDS encoding sugar phosphate isomerase/epimerase family protein, which produces MNKIGFNVLAWSAEISENLFPILDRLKTIGYDGAEFFIGGTDEKACRAVGDHCKNIGLEVTTVTVMGPDENPISPDPQVREKAKEKLLGILDRAADLNSQVLCGPYHSAFATFASRAPIEDEYNWSAEVLNSVADHAQKLGVLMTPEALNRFECYLANTMEQLDYLLAKVNHPNVQAMFDTHHANMEEKKLSLAIEKIAPRLGHFHISENDRGTPGSGHVDWNETFATLKKVGYKGWLTIEGFTRNDPAFANSIGVWREFSAPWDMAENGYKLIREIGEKHGL; this is translated from the coding sequence ATGAACAAAATAGGATTTAACGTGCTGGCCTGGTCAGCAGAGATTTCGGAAAACTTGTTTCCGATTTTGGATCGACTGAAAACCATCGGTTATGACGGGGCTGAGTTTTTTATTGGAGGTACGGACGAAAAAGCTTGCCGGGCAGTAGGTGATCATTGTAAAAATATCGGTTTGGAAGTGACTACTGTAACCGTCATGGGTCCTGATGAAAACCCGATTTCCCCTGATCCCCAAGTTCGTGAAAAAGCAAAGGAAAAACTCCTTGGGATTCTTGATCGAGCTGCGGACTTAAATTCTCAAGTGCTTTGCGGTCCCTATCATTCTGCTTTTGCGACTTTTGCCAGTCGGGCACCTATAGAGGATGAATACAATTGGTCTGCCGAAGTCCTAAACTCCGTTGCCGATCATGCCCAAAAGCTCGGAGTCCTGATGACTCCTGAGGCCTTGAACCGATTCGAATGCTACTTAGCCAACACCATGGAACAGTTGGATTACTTGCTAGCTAAGGTCAATCACCCTAATGTCCAAGCCATGTTTGATACGCATCACGCGAATATGGAGGAGAAAAAGCTGAGCTTAGCAATCGAGAAAATTGCTCCACGCTTAGGCCATTTTCATATTTCTGAAAATGACCGTGGTACACCGGGATCGGGTCATGTGGATTGGAACGAGACCTTTGCTACCTTGAAAAAAGTGGGCTATAAAGGCTGGTTGACCATCGAGGGCTTTACCCGAAATGATCCTGCCTTTGCCAACTCGATCGGCGTATGGAGAGAGTTTTCAGCGCCTTGGGATATGGCTGAAAATGGCTACAAGCTGATTCGTGAGATTGGAGAGAAGCACGGGTTATGA
- a CDS encoding M48 family metallopeptidase, with protein MSVESLKYLLVGVLVFGYMLRKTLGFLNVKNPVPSIPETLSEYLSETKLREAKAYQQENFRFKFIAGSFSFLLTFLFITQGWFGLLDTWVTGFGFSPLLKSLVFFGIVFIGSDLLSLPFDYYSTFVIEEKYGFNKTTLKTFFSDKVKGYILSILVGGGLLLVFLGLIHKMGQDFWWQFWIVAAVFMIGINVFYTAWILPLFNKLTPLEDGELKQKIVEYARSVNFPLENIFVMDGSKRSAKANAFFSGFGKRKKVVLYDTLLEQHPPEELVAVLAHEIGHFKKKHIIWGMILSVAQVGLMLFLLAQFIFSEPMSLALGGEEWSAELNIIGFTMLFAPISMVLGMGMNWLSRKNEFEADAFAKSTYSGEPLAEALKTLSVKTLSDINPHPWYVFVNYSHPPLLERLERLEK; from the coding sequence ATGAGTGTAGAAAGTTTGAAATACCTGCTGGTCGGGGTTTTGGTCTTTGGGTATATGCTTCGCAAAACCTTAGGATTTTTAAATGTCAAAAACCCTGTTCCCTCAATTCCTGAAACACTTTCGGAATACTTGAGTGAGACCAAGCTTCGTGAAGCGAAGGCTTATCAACAAGAAAATTTCCGATTCAAATTCATTGCAGGTTCTTTCTCGTTTTTACTTACGTTTCTTTTTATCACTCAGGGATGGTTTGGTCTGCTTGATACCTGGGTGACGGGGTTTGGATTTTCTCCTTTACTCAAGTCTTTGGTCTTTTTTGGAATTGTTTTCATAGGTTCTGATTTATTGAGTTTACCATTTGATTACTATTCCACCTTTGTCATTGAAGAAAAATACGGCTTTAATAAAACTACCCTGAAGACTTTCTTTTCAGATAAAGTGAAAGGATATATTCTTTCGATTTTGGTAGGAGGGGGACTATTACTGGTTTTTCTGGGCTTGATTCATAAAATGGGTCAGGATTTTTGGTGGCAATTTTGGATTGTGGCCGCTGTATTTATGATCGGAATCAACGTCTTTTATACCGCATGGATTTTGCCCCTGTTTAATAAATTGACGCCATTAGAAGACGGTGAGTTGAAGCAGAAAATTGTCGAATACGCCCGATCGGTGAATTTCCCCCTGGAAAATATTTTTGTAATGGATGGGAGTAAGCGCTCTGCTAAAGCAAATGCGTTTTTCTCCGGGTTTGGCAAACGCAAAAAAGTAGTGCTTTACGATACCTTGCTCGAACAGCATCCGCCGGAGGAGCTAGTCGCGGTACTTGCCCACGAGATCGGACATTTTAAAAAGAAACATATCATCTGGGGAATGATTCTTTCCGTTGCTCAGGTGGGCTTAATGCTGTTTCTATTGGCTCAGTTTATTTTTTCAGAACCCATGAGTTTGGCTTTGGGGGGTGAGGAATGGTCCGCTGAGTTAAATATCATCGGATTTACGATGCTTTTTGCTCCGATTTCCATGGTATTGGGAATGGGTATGAATTGGCTGAGTCGGAAAAATGAATTTGAAGCGGATGCTTTTGCCAAGTCAACATATTCCGGAGAGCCACTCGCGGAGGCTTTAAAAACGCTTTCTGTTAAAACCTTGAGTGACATCAATCCTCATCCTTGGTATGTTTTCGTGAATTATTCGCATCCCCCATTGTTGGAGAGATTGGAAAGACTGGAGAAGTAA
- a CDS encoding type IX secretion system membrane protein PorP/SprF translates to MLRSQLKLVFLFGILGFLANPVLAQDPQYSQYYAAPLYLNPAMAGGELTGRVGFNYRNQWPSLDAQFTTFSAFYDTYLPDYNSGIGIHVMQDTEGAAKLRSTTISALYSYELKIADNTYFRPGFQASYIRREIGFYENLVFANQINPADPFGPTFPGTEIPGLGDPVGMLSLSVGGLLFTENLWLGFSAHHVNQPNQSFIDGISPLPAKFSFHGGYRFSLGEGSMRGDFTHIRKQRYFTPTINYKRQGPFEQLDVGAYFYVEPIVFGLWYRGLPYKPVENQSNRDAVVMMVGLNLLNGLNIGYSFDYTVSQLGIQSGGAHELSLSWTLPNSYQGKPSRRDTILPCPKF, encoded by the coding sequence TTGTTACGGTCTCAGCTAAAGTTGGTTTTTTTATTCGGAATCTTAGGTTTTTTGGCCAATCCAGTTTTGGCTCAAGATCCCCAGTACAGCCAATACTATGCCGCGCCCTTATATCTCAATCCTGCCATGGCTGGAGGCGAGCTTACTGGAAGAGTCGGGTTTAATTACAGAAATCAATGGCCTTCTTTGGATGCACAGTTTACCACCTTTTCAGCTTTCTACGATACCTACTTACCTGATTACAACAGTGGGATCGGGATTCATGTGATGCAGGATACCGAAGGAGCAGCCAAACTTCGATCCACCACTATTTCTGCACTCTATTCGTACGAATTAAAAATTGCTGACAATACCTACTTCCGTCCTGGTTTTCAGGCAAGCTACATTCGAAGAGAAATAGGTTTTTACGAAAATCTGGTCTTTGCCAATCAAATCAACCCTGCTGATCCATTTGGACCGACCTTTCCTGGTACAGAAATTCCGGGTTTGGGTGATCCAGTAGGAATGCTTTCGTTATCAGTGGGAGGATTGTTGTTTACAGAGAATCTTTGGTTGGGCTTCTCTGCTCACCACGTCAATCAACCCAATCAGTCTTTTATCGATGGAATTAGCCCTCTTCCTGCTAAATTTTCCTTTCATGGGGGGTATCGATTTTCTCTAGGAGAAGGGAGTATGAGAGGCGATTTTACTCACATTCGAAAACAGCGCTATTTTACTCCTACGATTAATTACAAGCGACAAGGACCATTTGAACAGCTGGATGTCGGAGCATATTTTTATGTAGAACCCATCGTTTTTGGACTATGGTACCGTGGGCTTCCTTACAAGCCGGTTGAAAACCAAAGCAACCGAGATGCAGTTGTGATGATGGTGGGTTTAAATCTGCTCAATGGACTCAATATTGGATATAGCTTTGACTATACCGTATCTCAATTGGGAATTCAGTCCGGAGGCGCGCATGAACTCAGCCTATCCTGGACACTCCCAAACAGTTATCAGGGTAAGCCTTCACGAAGGGATACAATCCTACCTTGTCCTAAATTCTAA
- a CDS encoding phytanoyl-CoA dioxygenase family protein — translation MHDLADFHRPITDLFSQPKTDSDWDQYCLNQGQIDFFHENGYLADIKLLDERQIEVLKKALDEVMDPKHPLHHLFHEFHSNESGDPNKVLFHSLGHWRIAEAFHDVIWNPAFRMVASQLLGDRAVRFWHDQLFCKPAHHGGNVAWHQDYSYWTRTIEMQHLTCWCGLDDATEENGCLQYVPGSHRWGLLDKPALAGEMDGLMAMMTEEQKANFKPVAIPLKAGHAAFHHPLLVHGSFANFSPRSRKAFVLNVFADGTVSDTNEPLLEGVPVIPKGEKMGGKFFPLIFDPKKLED, via the coding sequence ATGCACGACCTAGCCGATTTCCATCGTCCGATCACCGACCTGTTTTCTCAACCCAAAACTGACTCTGACTGGGATCAATACTGTCTCAATCAAGGCCAAATAGATTTTTTTCATGAGAATGGGTATTTGGCCGATATCAAACTCTTGGACGAAAGGCAGATTGAAGTTCTGAAAAAAGCGCTCGATGAGGTGATGGACCCGAAGCATCCGCTTCATCATCTCTTTCATGAGTTTCATAGCAATGAATCCGGAGATCCGAATAAAGTGCTATTTCATTCTCTAGGACATTGGAGAATTGCCGAGGCATTTCATGATGTGATTTGGAATCCTGCTTTCCGAATGGTCGCTTCGCAGTTGCTGGGAGATCGGGCAGTGCGGTTTTGGCACGATCAGCTTTTTTGCAAGCCTGCCCATCACGGAGGCAATGTGGCTTGGCATCAGGATTACAGCTACTGGACCCGCACGATCGAAATGCAACACCTGACCTGCTGGTGTGGATTGGATGATGCCACTGAGGAAAATGGCTGCCTTCAGTATGTACCGGGTTCGCATCGTTGGGGTTTGCTGGATAAACCTGCCTTAGCCGGGGAGATGGATGGCCTGATGGCGATGATGACAGAAGAACAAAAAGCAAATTTCAAACCCGTGGCTATTCCGCTCAAAGCGGGCCATGCGGCATTTCATCATCCCCTTTTGGTGCACGGCAGTTTTGCCAATTTTTCTCCCCGATCTAGAAAGGCTTTTGTGCTCAATGTCTTTGCCGATGGGACCGTTTCCGATACCAATGAGCCATTATTGGAAGGAGTTCCTGTTATTCCCAAGGGAGAAAAGATGGGTGGAAAATTTTTCCCGTTGATTTTTGATCCGAAGAAATTGGAAGATTGA